The following is a genomic window from Carassius carassius chromosome 24, fCarCar2.1, whole genome shotgun sequence.
aaaaaaaatgagaaCTATTATTCTGGTTCACTATAAAGATGTTAATATCATGGTTTATCGCATACTGTGTTGCAGTTCTGAAGGTTACTCCAGATAGATATTCCGATAATTTATAACAGTATCTTCTGGGCATGCAACTGTGTTAATAGCCTAAAATTGAATGTCCTGCCATCTGTCTGTTATATTCAATTTAGTGCTTTTCAAAGGTGAATATGACATCACCATATGATgatgatacttggacatttctGCAGTGAGATCAGATCATAGGAGATGTTTGATATGACaggattgttttgtttgttttttattaactGAAATCATATCTTTTGATGTTCGTTTTTAGATGAAAATCTAAAAGTTTTGATGCTTAGATTTAGTTGTTTTTTCCTCCTTCAGACCACAGAAGCTCATTTACCCTGCTTCCCAATGTTCATACTAACCATCCTAAATAGTAgaactagattaaaaaaaaaaaaaaactttgtagacaaactttaagttggcttgaaaaagaaAGTTTGAAGTagttgacttattttcaatataaaaagtgattgtggactggacatttttttaccttttataacagtcttgggcatgtcaaagattagtaacaagattggctttgatgcattgttagtttttgtgcagcatcagttttaattttttctccctcatttactgttcgtggctgtttttgccccattgacttccattataacgacattttttgattgtaaagccatgacaccataaaatcatgcattcttgattgtttgtgattttcccttttgggaagaggtactatttgttatttttacagttgatcacgaggtgggaccattaaccctttagataggcctgtgcaaaaaaaggcttagtttctggcttgtatatggagttatatggagtataacagcaaattatagtgtgtgtgtgagagagagagaaagagagggtgtgagagagacctttgcgcacttaccttgatgtatctgaaaacaatcaaaatatgcacctcatgctctcagaactacatggagtaaacaataacaaagagtgtatttatgcacctgctgccttttaatggtgagaagtacagaccaaacaaaaacaagtggatttaaacactttcatgccatcctgctggtcatttgatggtgagaaaagcagcaagcaacatgagaaagggcttgacttgtactgaagttttagaaatgtttatgcagcttgaccccttcAGCGAGCTGCAGGATGAATTGTCTTCTCCCTCTGACACCACAGACTCAGGAGTGTCAGCTTCCACTGAAGGCGAGGAGGATTCAGACGATCCTGCATCAGGGTGGATTGGGAGAAACTGTAAAGTGTGGTTTTCATCcatgaacataacgaaagggtagtgaatttgcccacattGTATCATTGagtttttaaaaaatttcaaagcattttcccaaagtatgtgtcaaaataagatttgtcaccaaaaatcattccattagctcaaacacagagaaagttgtggccttaataagactcaactttaccccctagtggccgaaaacgtccccaacaacgcacaagggttaaagtAGTTTTAAAGTTTGTAAGTTTTGAAGGAAATACTGAAAAACTGATCATTCTGTTCAGAATCATTCTGTATTCTGTACAGTTCTACATCTCAGCCTGGTCGGCATTACGGAAGATATACGGACCACAGTCCTCTGCACGTGTTTCTTTATCTGGCTCCAAACAGACATTCGCGAAAATAAGTTCTTTGTCTAAGGAGGAAACAGTAAGCTGTCATTattaatcatttcatttcatgGTTACACATCTTTGAAAAAGCTGGTTATAAAGATTACGTGTTTTCAATGACATTGTAGTATCTCCACAGATTGTCCATAGGTTAcacttaaaatataattcaagGCAAGGCGATGTGTTTAAGGAACCTTTAGCATGAAGGTAATACCTATGTAGCCTACATAAGATATGATATAACCACAAACAATGCTACAAACCCAAAAGAGTGCAGGAACAAACACGTGGAGCTTTTAGATGACAGTCAAGTGTGGTCAGATTTCAGATCTTGCTCTATGTTTCTGTCACAGACGCCCATGTTGGGCCTCTGGCTTCCTGTTGGGAAAGATGTTTGAGTGAAGCGGGATAAATGTGGAGAAGGATGAGCTGATCTGCGCCTGGGGAAGGTGATCTTTGTCCTGGCATGCCAGCTAAGGTTTTCTGACAGGATGCTGCAGCTGCGAAAACATTACAATTCTGTATGCCACTAAAGAGAGCAAGGTTGAATGTCTAAATGTCTACCCTAGCTGACTAAAGTAGAGTTTTAGATGTGTTATTAGGTATCGCATAAATAAAAGGTGAAATACAGCCAGGGTTTAATGCTGTAAGTCTTCATTCATTCTCAAAGCAAGGCATATAATTAAGcacattaattaaatgaaaaaaaaaattaaactttgatTATTACCATCTACAGTAGCTCCAGACAAGACCAAAAACAGattatgaataaaaaacataGACGTCTAAAaatgtgacattattttattctataaatGCTGAATACAGTTTCATCTGTGATATTAATTATCAAGAAAAGGGACTGCAAAGGCAAAGTCTAATGATATGTCTTGCATCAGATAAGCACATAAACTGAGCGCAGAATCCATTAGTTTCTGTAATTACACAAGTCAATCTTTTTGGTTAAAGTTGGTGAAAGTATAAGAAAGAGTTTGATGTGAAACAGCTGTTGATATTCTCAATCAGACAgcagacatcacacacacacacacacacacacacacacacaagaacaaaGACAGGAAACAGGTCTGCATTGGCAGCGATAAAATATAAGGATGACAGATTGAAACTGGTTTATGAAAACAGAAAGCATAATATGCACTTGTAAATCACATTGGTAGAATAGAAATATACATGTAAACCAgtctttgagaaaaaaataacaaaaaaggcaTTGGTTATAGACATGTAAACAACAAAATCATCACTTGGACAGTCACTGTTGGTGTtgcacaggtaatcaggcaacaTGTACAGCTTTAAAGGCTGATCTAAGGGCCGTTTAGATGACGGTCTCTGCGTGGAAGGTGGAGTAGGTGAGTGTTTGTCTCTGGGTGAAGACTGTGGGTGGTGATGAAGGAGTTGATGCAGATGATACGGACGAGCGGCTAGCCCAACGAGAGGGCAAACGTCGCTTTGCCGGACATGCAGGTCGTGAAAAGCTCTTCTTGATAGTTACAGAAGACTCTTTGCACTGCTGTCAagagaaatattttaatgaaacctCAGTGGATTTAAATATTCCTGTCAACAGCACAATAACCTACATTAGCTGGTGTGCTTTCATGTACAGATCTATCGCAGAACATGTGTGAATGAATCTAACCTGACTGACAGGATGTTTCCATCAAATCAGTTATGCTTTGCATTAAAAAAGAGGAGCCTAATTTTAATTATTCTCATTAATGTACTTAATGCAAACCTATAGTGTATGATACGAAGAAATTATACATCATTTAATTTGTGGAGTAAGCTGATAAATCTTATTTTCATGCAACAAGATGATTTTTATAACTGCAATACAGTTTCTTGTACTTTTCTTTCGATGCCATTGCATTTAACGGCAATGGCTGAACTTTTGTCTCCTGCATATGTTCTCCATTTTAGaactaagtaaaaataaaagaactGATTCAATCTCTCTAATGCTTTTCTGACTCATCTGACAATCATTTTGTTGTGTAATTTACAAAAGCAGGCCGTCCGTGCAGAGGACTAGTTTCACTAGACTCCTGGCCACGCTACATGTTTCTGTAATTACACCACATACCTTGGCCTCCTGTATAAAAAACTGTTAATTTAAGTTTTCTAAAGAGCTAGACATGAAAGATGTAAATTAAACTTGGTGCCACTAATTCTTTTTATGTCAAGCCTTGAAGAAAATGTCCCAGTTTCAACAATAAGAAGCTTCTGGGCTCCTTGCTTTGAGCAATCTGCCAACTCTTTCTAACAAAAATTCAATTTAAGGAATTTTAATGGTGCTGCTTAGATGGTTTTGTGGGAATGAgatattttaacaataaattctaaatatttcCAGACTTGAGAAACAACAAGttttagattaatatatatatatatttataatctttCTAATCTGTTATTTGGCACTGAGAACAAACTCTGATGATCGCACACATTCACCAGTTACTGTGTGTATGACTATACAGCACTCATAGAGACCAAACCTATAAAACCACCTATTatgtctgaaataaaatgttttaatgaaaattagtgttcttaatatttttattatacaataaGGATTTTTACCTGTATTTCACATCTGAAAAGAGTTCGCAGGTGGTCCAGCACTATTTAACCAGGTGTATATTCACAATACAActattttgacattttagcaaatgCATTGGGagcaaagaataaataaatactacttaATGGAACTGTTCACCCAAAACTTCTGTTATAATTTACTAACCCTCCacttgatggtagccattgacttccataaaatggctaccatcaactgtttggttaccagaatTATTACAAGTATCTGTTATTGTGTTCAACAGCTGAAAGAAATTCATTCAGGTTTAGACCAACTTGAggatgtgtaaatgatgacacaattttaatttcaggggtgaactatccctttaacacagcGGTTCTTAGTTCCAGTCATCGCgacccctgctctgcacattttgcatgtctcatttatggcttcagatgtttgttttatTCGAACGTAAGTACCCTGTGAAAGTGTACATCACAGGATATtgtgccatgattccagttcgaagcgaacatatacagtatgtgccattcaaagtgcattgaagtgtgcaaggaTTGGAATTGAGCACCGCTGCTTCAACACGCTGTAGTTATCTACACTTGCACCTCATACACTTCTCCGGCTGAGTCATTTAGCATGTATTTGAATGTTTGCAGTTCAGGTGAAAGTGTGTGCTTTTGTGGCTTGAATGGCGTGGGTCTATGTTCGGGAGTGTCCGCAGTACTGACCTGCACTGTTACATGCGTCTCTTTATGGGCTATGGCCTGGtggtgcagtgtgtgtgtttgtttctgacTGGATCTGGGCTCATGTTGCATGTCCAAGATTTCCAAGAGGTCCACGAGGTCTTCCTTCTTCCCTGGACTGTGCTGTGACTGCTGATGCTGCTCCTGAGATCTCTCCCATTCCTCGTAATTTTTGAGAATCCTCTCAACAGCTCCATAGTTGGACCTAGACTCCATCGGACGAGGATAGGCCGCTAGCGTAGAAGGCTTCCATGGATTCTCATCTAGAATCCGAGACCTGATATCTTTTTTTGCATGTTTGGGTTTTTTGTCTGCTGGTTGTTGGTCTGTACCAACATCCAGAAATTTGCCGGACCTTTCCACCTGGGTTTGCCGTTGTGGACTTAAACCTAGTTCAAAGCGTTTTTCTCCAACACTTGGGACAAGCTGGTCAGCTGAAGTTGGCGCAGTCTGTAAAGGCTTAACTTCACTTTCTTGCTTTAGACTAAGTTCCTGCTGCAGAGATGAAGAGATAGTGACAAGATTCTTTGTTTCCTTCCTTCTTCCCTCATCTCTTGGACACTGTGCCACAAGATCCGATAAGAAATCCTTCGGATTGTCTTCAACGTGCCTCGAAGGACTGTCTATAAGCATGTCTTTTGATGTGACCTCTGGAAGACTGTCAGAAGAATCAGTGGATACAGTCATGGAAATATCCTCATCACACCTAACGCCCATCCCTGTCTGGAAGAGTGCACGGTTGAACTCTGCAGTTTTCTGCTCAAGTCTCTCATTTCTGGGAGTAGCTGTAGCACTGGGATATGGCAAAATAAAGTCTAGTGATGCAACAGAATCTGTAGGCATGCTCATGGGATGAGATGCACCCTTGAGATTGTTTTGCTCAGCTATTTGGTTTAGACTGCGATCTGAGGATGCATCTGCAATGTCCACATTGGAGGAGCAGTGCTTAACAGGAACATATCTGGATGACTTGTTGCTGCCAAACCTACTTCCATCGCAGGACCAGCGGCTCTGGCAGCAGCTGATATTGCACTGGGAATCGACAGGCACGGTGCAGGCTACATTCACAGAGTCTGTCAGAACTTTCCCCTCATTTTCTTGAAGCATTGCTTCAAATTTTCGTACGACTGCGGGGCTGGTGTACTTTCTGTCTGGGTGGGCTCCTGGCCGTTGACACCCTTGCTCTGTACCACTGATCTCCATTTCTGAAGCTGAAGGACTGCTTAGGTACCAAGATGTGCTACGGGTCGGTACGGGTGGAGCTTGTTGTCTTATGTTGTATTGTGGCTTAGCCTCACTTTGCTGCGATTTCATATTACAACCTTCCCAATTCGTCCAGTATTGCTCATCGAGGGATTTAAGGTCTTCACTCATGTTTTTCAAGTACAAAACTGTGTCCTCCATTTCCGAATTATCCTTTACCTTCTCCACCAACTCAGCCTCTCTTTGAAAAAACTTAGACTCACTGCGGCTTCTACGAAGCAAAACCAAACAAAGCAAGGTCATTATATTGTTGATTTGATTTCTTAGTGATGTATGCAGCACCTGTGTGGACTAAAGTTTACCTCTTAATATCAGGCCACTTCCTTGTTTTATCCTGGTAGCTACAGAGTTCTGCACTCGCACAGGCAATTTCCTGAAGTGCCTACAAGATGTTGATGAATAAGAGGACTTAGACCTTAAACTTTAAACCTCGCACCACACAATATAATATAGCACATTTCTAGCACTACATAGCAGCATCCTAACATGGAATATAATGGATTATTAGTAAATGTACCGTAAATTAACAATTTAGGCTACAGCTCCCTAGGTTTTGTGTTTCCATTAAGGAATAGTTAAGGTGGTTTGGCGTGAATTCATAGCAAGATAGTAATGCATAATCCTGAGAAATCTGTTTGTACCACCATTAGAGTGGTGTGAGAAACAAAGTCTCACCGCATTTAGAGCAGTACTGTACTTCTTTCTGTCACTTCCACTGGTTATTTCCATGCTCTGAAATCTTTTGAAAGGGTTAAGGAGGTCATCTTGTCCAGTGAAGCAGGACTTGTTCCCCATTTTCTTTTCCAAACAGCTTTCCAGGATTTCCTCCAGCTCTGCAGTGTCTATAGCCTGTTGTTCAGCAGCACCTTGCTGATTTAATAGTTCACTTTGATCGCTGTTGCACTGGTCGCTGGATTCACTGGTGTTGTGACTGAGTTGACTTGGTTGGGAGTCAATGCTGGCAGTGCTTCGCTGGGTTAAAGACTCACAATATTCATTGCTCTGGGCGTCTGACGGATAGGTTACTACACTCGACAAAGTGCTGGCAGAACATGAGCTGAGCCTCAGTGCATTTTGTCCATCAGTAACTGGTCTCAGAGAACTTCCCGCACGGTGGGACCTCACTTCATTGTACAACTGGAAAAGACAAAACAATTATGTAGTCCTTGGTACATCTTCCAAAACTCAGACATTTATCACTTACCAGTAGCTGGTTTgttcaatcctgctcctggaaggTCAacaccctgcagagtttagctccagcacACTTGCCTGAAAGTTTCTAGtgagtctgaagaccttgatAAGCTGGTTTAGATGTGTTTAATtgaggttggagctaaactctgcagtacgGTGGCGCGGCAGGAGCAGTTTGGGACACCTCTGCAGTACAGCATGGCCTCGCAATGACAATATTGTGGGTCCGATTCCCAGgtaattagtgatgcaccgatcTGTTACTCAGTATTGTTATTGGCTCCGATACTGCCATTTTCTACAGGACCAGGTATCATTCAGACGTGACCGATCCGAATCCTATATTATGCCaat
Proteins encoded in this region:
- the LOC132102707 gene encoding uncharacterized protein KIAA0408-like; translation: MLLDLKCVLEEVKREESKRGELELQHTEDRCARTLERSELDSRIGQLEDRECSLVVETVRSPDRGDTLKQERAEQKKLLADTRSEAMDLRCRLENSETGWVKEKSELLERFEAERKEWENQLMDMQRRIEELYNEVRSHRAGSSLRPVTDGQNALRLSSCSASTLSSVVTYPSDAQSNEYCESLTQRSTASIDSQPSQLSHNTSESSDQCNSDQSELLNQQGAAEQQAIDTAELEEILESCLEKKMGNKSCFTGQDDLLNPFKRFQSMEITSGSDRKKYSTALNAALQEIACASAELCSYQDKTRKWPDIKRSRSESKFFQREAELVEKVKDNSEMEDTVLYLKNMSEDLKSLDEQYWTNWEGCNMKSQQSEAKPQYNIRQQAPPVPTRSTSWYLSSPSASEMEISGTEQGCQRPGAHPDRKYTSPAVVRKFEAMLQENEGKVLTDSVNVACTVPVDSQCNISCCQSRWSCDGSRFGSNKSSRYVPVKHCSSNVDIADASSDRSLNQIAEQNNLKGASHPMSMPTDSVASLDFILPYPSATATPRNERLEQKTAEFNRALFQTGMGVRCDEDISMTVSTDSSDSLPEVTSKDMLIDSPSRHVEDNPKDFLSDLVAQCPRDEGRRKETKNLVTISSSLQQELSLKQESEVKPLQTAPTSADQLVPSVGEKRFELGLSPQRQTQVERSGKFLDVGTDQQPADKKPKHAKKDIRSRILDENPWKPSTLAAYPRPMESRSNYGAVERILKNYEEWERSQEQHQQSQHSPGKKEDLVDLLEILDMQHEPRSSQKQTHTLHHQAIAHKETHVTVQQCKESSVTIKKSFSRPACPAKRRLPSRWASRSSVSSASTPSSPPTVFTQRQTLTYSTFHAETVI